In Athalia rosae chromosome 6, iyAthRosa1.1, whole genome shotgun sequence, one DNA window encodes the following:
- the LOC105690843 gene encoding capping protein inhibiting regulator of actin dynamics isoform X1 gives MEINQPDLQLDYVSTGVISIYVKNEHQESESSDIEINGEANNFCAIELKEGNSLIQELQESIENSPDDLETLSLTCLNALEHNVSHNLNNNNISLSEPITLGALHPDIINEEIQRRMSQATEVFIDNDSQVQTISYVPTVDVATDFLAGLSLNEKREDGQRYGDIYHSEWLVGSEEEASNTDIESQIIKSDKQQIEAPLGLEDSVHFSTKRKGKTRVLNKRLSNTERKAIQIEVNSSEKLRKILRRKGKPRQDYRERLRRKAECMREKRRKLYEQETDEERLQRLAKEAAKRREMRMYYETPEQRRKRLDAEAARKREYRMYNETPEERRKRLDREAERRRIKRLTLYANETAEQRRERLNKESAKRREARLNQYSKETEDQRRERLRKDALRAREMRFTRSAIETEEERRQRLVKDALRKRELRTHGGHSVSNFTELQTVRSFEELNNVQMRDDPDNQLGSHYLSNWMMWFQNTLTQPVHIGEQTIEPQSQNNG, from the coding sequence ATGGAAATAAATCAACCCGATCTTCAATTAGACTACGTATCGACGGGCGTTATTTCAATCTATGTTAAGAACGAGCATCAAGAGTCAGAGTCGAGCGACATTGAGATAAATGGTGAAGCTAATAACTTCTGTGCTATTGAGTTGAAGGAGGGAAATTCATTAATACAAGAATTGCAAGAGTCTATTGAAAATAGCCCTGATGATTTAGAGACTTTAAGTTTAACTTGTCTTAATGCTCTTGAGCATAACGTTTCGCATAatttgaacaataataatattagttTATCCGAACCAATCACATTAGGAGCTCTTCATCCTGATATAATTAATGAAGAAATACAAAGACGAATGAGCCAGGCCACCGAAGTCTTTATCGATAACGATAGCCAAGTGCAAACCATATCGTACGTTCCTACCGTTGATGTAGCTACCGATTTTTTGGCTGGTTTAAGcctgaacgaaaaaagagaagacggTCAACGTTACGGGGATATCTACCACTCGGAATGGTTAGTTGGAAGTGAGGAGGAAGCAAGTAATACTGATATTGAATCCCAAATTATTAAAAGTGATAAACAACAAATAGAAGCACCCTTGGGTCTAGAAGATTCGGTACATTTCAGTAccaaacgaaaaggaaaaacgcgCGTTCTAAATAAACGGCTCTCAAACACCGAACGAAAAGCAATTCAGATAGAAGTAAATAGTTCAGAAAAGCTGAGAAAGATATTGCGTAGGAAGGGAAAGCCGCGTCAGGATTATAGGGAGAGATTGAGAAGAAAGGCAGAGTGTATGAGAGAAAAGCGGAGAAAACTGTACGAACAGGAAACAGACGAGGAGAGGCTGCAGAGGCTAGCTAAAGAAGCTGCTAAGAGAAGGGAGATGAGAATGTATTACGAGACTCCAGAACAAAGGAGAAAGAGGCTGGATGCTGAAGCTGCGAGAAAGCGGGAGTACAGAATGTACAACGAAACACCGGAAGAGAGGCGAAAAAGGCTAGATAGAGAAGCAGAGCGAAGGAGAATCAAGAGATTGACGTTATATGCCAATGAAACTGCTGAacaaaggagagagagattgAATAAAGAGTCTGCTAAACGTCGAGAAGCAAGATTAAATCAATATTCCAAGGAGACGGAAGACCAGAGGAGAGAAAGATTAAGAAAAGATGCCCTCAGAGCTAGGGAAATGAGGTTTACCAGGTCTGCAATCGAAACAGAAGAGGAACGCAGACAAAGGTTAGTAAAAGATGCTCTTAGAAAGAGGGAGTTAAGAACGCATGGTGGGCATTCTGTGAGCAATTTCACTGAACTTCAAACCGTTCGCAGTTTTGAGGAGTTGAACAATGTGCAGATGAGGGACGATCCTGATAACCAACTGGGGAGCCATTACCTCAGCAACTGGATGATGTGGTTCCAAAATACGCTGACTCAGCCAGTTCACATCGGCGAGCAGACCATCGAGCCACAATCGCAAAACAATGGATGA
- the LOC105690843 gene encoding vicilin-like seed storage protein At2g18540 isoform X2 — protein sequence MEINQPDLQLDYVSTGVISIYVKNEHQESESSDIEINGEANNFCAIELKEGNSLIQELQESIENSPDDLETLSLTCLNALEHNVSHNLNNNNISLSEPITLGALHPDIINEEIQRRMSQATEVFIDNDSQVQTISYVPTVDVATDFLAGLSLNEKREDGQRYGDIYHSEWLVGSEEEASNTDIESQIIKSDKQQIEAPLGLEDSVHFSTKRKGKTRVLNKRLSNTERKAIQIEVNSSEKLRKILRRKGKPRQDYRERLRRKAECMREKRRKLYEQETDEERLQRLAKEAAKRREMRMYYETPEQRRKRLDAEAARKREYRMYNETPEERRKRLDREAERRRIKRLTLYANETAEQRRERLNKESAKRREARLNQYSKETEDQRRERLRKDALRAREMRFTRSAIETEEERRQSFEELNNVQMRDDPDNQLGSHYLSNWMMWFQNTLTQPVHIGEQTIEPQSQNNG from the exons ATGGAAATAAATCAACCCGATCTTCAATTAGACTACGTATCGACGGGCGTTATTTCAATCTATGTTAAGAACGAGCATCAAGAGTCAGAGTCGAGCGACATTGAGATAAATGGTGAAGCTAATAACTTCTGTGCTATTGAGTTGAAGGAGGGAAATTCATTAATACAAGAATTGCAAGAGTCTATTGAAAATAGCCCTGATGATTTAGAGACTTTAAGTTTAACTTGTCTTAATGCTCTTGAGCATAACGTTTCGCATAatttgaacaataataatattagttTATCCGAACCAATCACATTAGGAGCTCTTCATCCTGATATAATTAATGAAGAAATACAAAGACGAATGAGCCAGGCCACCGAAGTCTTTATCGATAACGATAGCCAAGTGCAAACCATATCGTACGTTCCTACCGTTGATGTAGCTACCGATTTTTTGGCTGGTTTAAGcctgaacgaaaaaagagaagacggTCAACGTTACGGGGATATCTACCACTCGGAATGGTTAGTTGGAAGTGAGGAGGAAGCAAGTAATACTGATATTGAATCCCAAATTATTAAAAGTGATAAACAACAAATAGAAGCACCCTTGGGTCTAGAAGATTCGGTACATTTCAGTAccaaacgaaaaggaaaaacgcgCGTTCTAAATAAACGGCTCTCAAACACCGAACGAAAAGCAATTCAGATAGAAGTAAATAGTTCAGAAAAGCTGAGAAAGATATTGCGTAGGAAGGGAAAGCCGCGTCAGGATTATAGGGAGAGATTGAGAAGAAAGGCAGAGTGTATGAGAGAAAAGCGGAGAAAACTGTACGAACAGGAAACAGACGAGGAGAGGCTGCAGAGGCTAGCTAAAGAAGCTGCTAAGAGAAGGGAGATGAGAATGTATTACGAGACTCCAGAACAAAGGAGAAAGAGGCTGGATGCTGAAGCTGCGAGAAAGCGGGAGTACAGAATGTACAACGAAACACCGGAAGAGAGGCGAAAAAGGCTAGATAGAGAAGCAGAGCGAAGGAGAATCAAGAGATTGACGTTATATGCCAATGAAACTGCTGAacaaaggagagagagattgAATAAAGAGTCTGCTAAACGTCGAGAAGCAAGATTAAATCAATATTCCAAGGAGACGGAAGACCAGAGGAGAGAAAGATTAAGAAAAGATGCCCTCAGAGCTAGGGAAATGAGGTTTACCAGGTCTGCAATCGAAACAGAAGAGGAACGCAGACAAAG TTTTGAGGAGTTGAACAATGTGCAGATGAGGGACGATCCTGATAACCAACTGGGGAGCCATTACCTCAGCAACTGGATGATGTGGTTCCAAAATACGCTGACTCAGCCAGTTCACATCGGCGAGCAGACCATCGAGCCACAATCGCAAAACAATGGATGA
- the LOC105690853 gene encoding mitochondrial import inner membrane translocase subunit Tim23 has protein sequence MIDLRDGNSRNSVTSQPGLAPLSPYLNFDPSYLPTNQPEFIFPEGAVKQRGRLELAFGQIGAACIIGAGLGGASGFYKGIKATTLAGQTGNLRRTQLINHVMKHGSSLANTLGIVSVMYSGFGVIFSWARGTDDSLNTLGAATATGMLFKSTSGLRKCATGGGIGFGIAAAYCLWNSRETLSQIRHHSVNPAQK, from the exons atgattgaCTTACGTGATGGTAATTCGAGAAATTCAG TAACCTCGCAACCAGGATTGGCACCCCTCAGTCCATACTTGAACTTTGATCCAAGCTACTTACCTACCAATCAACCAGAATTCATCTTCCCTGAAGGAGCTGTAAAACAAAGAGGTCGTTTAGAATTAGCTTTTGGTCAAATTGGAGCAGCTTGCATAATCGGGGCTGGCCTTGGTGGTGCAAGTGGTTTTTACAAAGGAATCAAAGCCACAACTCTTGCTGGACAGACAGGAAACCTCAGAAGAACCCA ATTGATAAATCATGTAATGAAACATGGCTCATCATTAGCAAACACTCTGGGCATCGTTTCAGTAATGTACAGTGGATTTGGAGTCATATTCTCTTGGGCCAGAGGCACCGATGACTCGTTAAATACCCTTGGGGCTGCCACTGCTACTGGCATGCTATTCAAATCCACGT CTGGACTGCGTAAGTGTGCCACAGGGGGAGGGATTGGATTTGGAATAGCGGCTGCATACTGCCTATGGAATAGCAGAGAAACTCTTTCACAAATCAGACATCATAGCGTCAACCCGGC acaaaaatga
- the LOC105690852 gene encoding uncharacterized protein LOC105690852, producing MSSIQLYAQSEQAERQLAFLYTVSAVLTTTSIICLVVVWQYWAWTLDVCISVDCGCILYGVNTFSTFMGGDVKLCHFGTYALVPTLVIGLVLGVYHGYRTCIHRKLDEPRPIPEATVYNRQERDRVVVVGPKRRSICKQWVLAGFLGVLLCFLSLSHAVVLTDGYFKTCDQYRRNLIQLLGSQGREVQVIYNRLSCGAIFDYMDYLQPDANNWRRGDEINTGLAMQTAITTSWFNFFTWLVIIVINFIMARKRRNNLNEQGCCCF from the exons ATGTCGAGCATCCAGTTGTACGCACAGAGTGAACAGGCTGAACGACAACTTGCATTTTTGTATACTGTCTCTGCAGTTCTGACAACAACATCAATAATTTGCCTTGTTGTAGTATGGCAGTATTGGGCATGGACTCTAGATGTTTGTATCAGTGTGGATTGTGGGTGTATTTTGTATGGTGTTAATACATTTAGTACTTTTATGGGGGGTGATGTCAAACTATGTCATTTTGGAACTTATGCATTGGTCCCAACACTAGTCATTGGTCTGGTTCTTGGAGTTTACCATGGCTACAGAACATGCATACATAGAAAATTAGATGAACCTAGACCAATTCCGGAAGCCACCGTATATAATAG ACAGGAACGAGATAGAGTTGTGGTAGTGGGACCAAAACGAAGATCTATCTGTAAACAGTGGGTTCTTGCAGGATTCCTAGGAGTTCTCCTTTGTTTTCTATCATTGTCACATGCTGTAGTTCTAACTGATGGGTATTTCAAGACTTGTGACCAATATAGAAGAAATCTGATTCAACTGCTGGGTTCACAGGGACGTGAGGTGCAG GTGATTTATAACCGTCTCTCCTGTGGTGCTATTTTTGACTATATGGACTATCTACAGCCAGACGCAAATAATTGGAGACGTGGTGATGAAATCAATACTGGTCTAGCTATGCAAACTGCGATTACAACTAGTTGGTTCAACTTTTTTACGTGGCTggtcattattgttataaattttatcatgGCTAGAAAGAGACGTAATAATTTAAATGAGCAAggatgttgttgtttttga
- the LOC105690880 gene encoding lipase maturation factor 2-like has protein sequence MVQVRYTRNLFLRGMCIIYLFAFLSFYIQIPGLYGDNGVLPARAQLDSRGGNTLSQQIKQKPTLLWLAPYVSLNTEYMLDVLAILGIVLSFTGFISQRFCTAPVFAGLWSLYYSLYQVGQTFMWFQWDILLLEAGFLCIIVAPFWYPRQKKTSTPATALTFWAVRWLLFRLMFSSGVVKLTSGCPTWWGLEALNVHFESQCIPTALAWYAHHLPTWFLRLTTVGANVFELVIPLLFFFPNRKVRITAFYLQVFLQLNIIATGNYNFFNLLTICLCISLLDDQFFYKRKSKNSQSDFADYFSTVICLFVYAGVIYGTYVYYDLKITENLTIESNIAFTKEQFDYTLSQMLSNSVYIGLVSLGYAMADAVAHSILSVQGSLLTRIVTTMTTLLYAAVVVFLFAISVVPFSALHPSHNSTVPAQLKHIHSRVDHLHLVNSYGLFRRMSGVGGRPEVIIEGSNDIEGPWREYEFLYKPGNVNNSLPFVAPHQPRLDWQMWFAALGTYHQNPWLMSLAYRLLAGQPEVLALINQAKNPFRDSPPKYIKASLYHYHYTPWSQKSSSTWWTREKVGEYFPIFSRDHPPLIEYLTKMKIIQDMIENVNPTLKLILNSLRSMVSKIEASLLLWSVFAAGCAIIMSGYNWVKH, from the exons atGGTTCAAGTCCGATATACTCGCAATTTGTTTTTGCGAGGCATGTGCATTATTTACTTATTCGCATTCTTGAGCTTCTACATCCAAATACCCG GATTGTATGGTGACAATGGAGTTCTACCAGCCAGAGCGCAACTTGACTCTCGAGGTGGGAATACTTTATCGCAGCAAATAAAACAGAAACCAACCCTGCTGTGGCTTGCACCTTACGTTAGCCTGAATACCGAATATATGCTTGATGTATTGGCTATACTTGGGATTGTTCTCTCTTTTActgg ATTTATATCGCAGAGGTTTTGCACTGCTCCGGTATTCGCTGGTCTCTGGTCTCTTTATTACTCCCTCTATCAAGTAGGACAAACTTTCATGTGGTTTCAGTG GGATATTCTCCTATTGGAAGCCGGATTCTTATGCATTATCGTTGCACCATTTTGGTATCctcgccaaaaaaaaacaagcactCCAGCCACTGCATTGACATTTTGGGCTGTCCGCTGGCTTCTCTTTCGATTGATGTTTTCTAGCGGTGTTGTAAAACTAACTTCTGGTTGCCCTACGTGGTGGGGGTTAGAGG CATTGAACGTGCATTTTGAATCACAGTGCATTCCAACTGCTCTAGCTTGGTACGCACATCATCTTCCTACATGGTTCCTTCGATTAACTACTGTGGGGGCAAACGTTTTTGAACTTGTTATCCccttactcttttttttcccaaatagAAAAGTTCGGATTACTGCATTCTACTTGCAA GTTTTTCTGCAACTTAACATCATTGCCACAGGAAACtataatttcttcaatttactgACAATCTGCTTGTGTATATCTCTTCTGGATGATCAGTTCTTCTACAAGAGAAAATCTAAGAATAGTCAATCCGATTTTGCAGACTATTTCTCAACTGTGATTTGCCTTTTCGTGTACGCTGGAGTAATATATGGAACCTATGTTTACTACGATCTAAAAATCACTGAGAATCTCACAATCGAATCTAATATTG caTTCACAAAAGAGCAGTTTGATTATACTCTTTCCCAGATGCTGTCAAACTCTGTTTACATTGGCTTAGTCTCTCTTGGATATGCTATGGCTGATGCCGTGGCACATTCTATTTTATCTGTGCAAGGATCTCTTCTTACTAGAATAGTCACTACTATGACTACCTTACTTTATGCTGCTGTCGTCGTCTTCCTGTTTGCTATTAGCGTG GTGCCCTTCTCAGCTCTTCACCCATCACACAATTCAACCGTACCAGCACAGCTGAAACATATTCATTCACGTGTGGACCATCTTCACTTGGTCAATAGTTATGGATTGTTTCGACGTATGTCAGGTGTCGGTGGAAGGCCTGAAGTTATAATAGAAGGAAGCAATGATATAGAGGGACCTTGGAGagaatatgaatttttgtaCAAGCCAGGAAACGTGAATAATTCTTTACCTTTTGTTG CACCTCATCAACCCCGATTAGATTGGCAAATGTGGTTTGCTGCACTAGGAACCTACCATCAAAATCCGTGGTTGATGTCGTTAGCCTACAGACTTCTGGCCGGACAACCAGAAGTGTTAGCACTTATCAATCAAGCCAAGAATCCTTTCAGAGACAGTCCACCAAAGTACATCAAAGCTAGTCTGTACCACTATCATTACACTCCATGGAGCCAAaa ATCCAGTTCAACCTGGTGGACAAGAGAAAAAGTTGGCGAGTACTTCCCGATCTTCAGTAGAGACCATCCGCCACTGATTGAGTATTTaaccaaaatgaaaatcatacAAGATATGATTGAGAATGTGAATCCCACTCTAAAGCTAATTTTGAACAGCCTGAGATCTATGGTTAGCAAAATAGAGGCTAGCCTTCTTTTGTGGAGTGTATTTGCTGCGGGTTGTGCAATAATTATGAGCGGTTACAATTGGGTTAAACATTAA